A single region of the Nocardioides ochotonae genome encodes:
- a CDS encoding helix-turn-helix transcriptional regulator, whose protein sequence is MIEGRLRGDDLPTRQRVARSILDNGPSTAADLAERLDLTPAAVRRHLDLLVDDGQVEVREPRAHGQRGRGRPAKVFALTESGRDHFDQAYDDLAAQALRFLAETGGDEAVREFSRRRVAFIEERFHRVSAADPSLGPAEVLARVFTDEGYAAAVRDLGPINGKPMGEQLCQQHCPVSHVAHEFPQLCEAETEAISRVLGRHVQRLATIAHGDGVCTTSIPNVSSTTNEKEQVTP, encoded by the coding sequence TTGATCGAGGGGCGCCTGCGAGGTGACGACCTGCCGACCCGGCAGCGCGTCGCCCGCTCGATCCTCGACAACGGCCCCTCGACCGCCGCCGACCTCGCCGAGCGTCTCGACCTGACGCCGGCCGCCGTACGCCGCCACCTCGACCTGCTGGTCGACGACGGCCAGGTCGAGGTCCGCGAGCCGCGTGCCCACGGCCAGCGTGGCCGCGGGCGCCCGGCCAAGGTGTTCGCGCTCACCGAGAGCGGGCGCGACCACTTCGACCAGGCCTACGACGACCTGGCGGCCCAGGCGCTGCGCTTCCTCGCCGAGACGGGTGGCGACGAGGCGGTCCGGGAATTCTCCCGGCGCCGGGTGGCTTTCATCGAGGAGAGGTTCCACCGGGTCAGCGCAGCCGACCCGTCGCTGGGGCCTGCAGAGGTCCTCGCCCGCGTCTTCACCGACGAGGGGTACGCCGCGGCGGTCCGTGACCTCGGTCCGATCAACGGCAAGCCGATGGGGGAGCAGCTGTGCCAGCAGCACTGCCCGGTCTCCCACGTTGCCCACGAGTTCCCCCAGCTGTGCGAGGCGGAGACCGAGGCCATCAGCCGGGTCCTCGGTCGCCACGTGCAGCGGCTGGCGACCATCGCCCACGGCGACGGCGTCTGCACCACGAGCATCCCGAACGTTTCGAGCACCACCAATGAGAAGGAGCAGGTCACTCCATGA
- a CDS encoding aminoglycoside phosphotransferase/kinase family protein yields MDRAAGVRLLQEPDWAWRRRGPTASAVDAFGVRGGSLRRLPGGAGHVWTDGRLVLKPVGCVPEHTWVCEVYAAWTSDEVRVPRPVAPAAGPGAGWSVEGWGAHVFLPGRDADQSRDLARIREASDAFHRAVADLPRPAFMDRRDDPWAFGDRLAWEGAEPEGDPATLALIARLRAALSPVRGPDQPIHGDVLPNVLVADRLTPAVIDWPPYFRPAGTAIAVAVTDAVTFRGAPLSLLEEWKSGPDWDQLLIRALLYRLGPTGIFAARNRLMGSLVTHVERVRPVVDAVLARLQAG; encoded by the coding sequence ATGGATCGTGCTGCCGGCGTCCGGCTGCTGCAGGAACCCGACTGGGCCTGGCGCCGTCGCGGTCCCACCGCGTCTGCGGTCGACGCCTTCGGCGTACGAGGTGGGTCGTTGCGGCGATTGCCCGGGGGAGCCGGACACGTCTGGACCGACGGCCGGCTGGTGCTCAAGCCGGTCGGCTGCGTGCCGGAGCACACCTGGGTCTGCGAGGTGTACGCCGCCTGGACGAGCGACGAGGTACGGGTCCCGCGGCCGGTGGCCCCGGCAGCCGGCCCGGGCGCCGGGTGGTCGGTGGAGGGCTGGGGCGCCCACGTCTTCCTGCCCGGCCGTGACGCCGACCAGTCCCGCGACCTGGCGCGGATCAGGGAGGCGAGCGACGCCTTCCACCGCGCGGTCGCGGACCTGCCTCGGCCGGCGTTCATGGACCGCCGCGACGACCCGTGGGCCTTCGGCGACCGGCTGGCGTGGGAGGGCGCCGAGCCGGAGGGGGACCCGGCGACCCTTGCGCTGATCGCGCGGCTGCGCGCGGCGCTCTCACCGGTGCGGGGACCCGACCAGCCGATCCACGGCGACGTGCTGCCCAACGTGCTGGTGGCGGACCGGCTCACCCCGGCCGTGATCGACTGGCCGCCGTACTTCCGGCCGGCGGGGACGGCGATCGCGGTGGCCGTCACCGACGCGGTGACCTTCCGCGGCGCGCCGCTCTCGCTGCTCGAGGAGTGGAAGTCCGGACCGGACTGGGACCAGCTGCTGATCCGCGCCCTGCTCTACCGCCTCGGCCCGACCGGCATCTTTGCGGCTCGCAACCGGCTGATGGGCAGCCTCGTCACGCACGTGGAGCGGGTGCGACCGGTCGTCGATGCGGTGCTCGCGCGTTTACAGGCCGGATGA
- a CDS encoding COX15/CtaA family protein, which translates to MTATSTDPTDVERVERPAGHRWVLGLGWSSLVANMALVVTGAVVRLTGSGLGCPTWPRCTDESYTPHAEYGIHGVIEFGNRLLTFVLAAIAIATFIAAVRTGRRSLIWLALWMGVGIPAQAVIGGITVLTDLNPWIVSLHLICSFLIICLAVRFIQLVVRGDDLPRARGPVVGLAWVVFAAGWVVLYIGTMVTGAGPHAGDADSPRNGLDPAQMSQLHADAVFFFIGATVGLLFAVHAWRQGASARRALWALFAVQIGQGAIGFVQYFTDLPIVLVGFHMLGASLTSAAIAWVLVAVRHPRELEAAEAPVPPTRL; encoded by the coding sequence GTGACCGCCACCTCGACCGACCCGACCGACGTGGAGCGGGTCGAGCGTCCCGCCGGCCACCGGTGGGTGCTCGGCCTCGGCTGGAGCAGCCTGGTCGCCAACATGGCGCTGGTCGTGACCGGCGCCGTCGTCCGGCTGACGGGCTCCGGCCTGGGCTGCCCGACCTGGCCTCGCTGCACCGACGAGTCCTACACACCGCATGCCGAGTACGGCATCCACGGCGTGATCGAGTTCGGCAACCGGCTGCTCACCTTCGTGCTCGCGGCGATCGCCATCGCGACGTTCATCGCCGCGGTCCGCACCGGTCGCCGCTCGCTGATCTGGCTCGCCCTCTGGATGGGCGTCGGCATCCCCGCACAGGCGGTGATCGGCGGCATCACGGTGCTGACCGACCTGAATCCGTGGATCGTCTCGCTGCACCTGATCTGCTCGTTCCTGATCATCTGCCTGGCGGTGCGCTTCATCCAGCTGGTGGTGCGCGGCGACGACCTGCCGCGTGCCCGCGGACCGGTGGTGGGGCTGGCCTGGGTGGTCTTCGCCGCCGGCTGGGTCGTGCTCTACATCGGCACGATGGTCACCGGCGCCGGCCCGCACGCGGGCGACGCCGACTCCCCGCGCAACGGCCTGGACCCGGCGCAGATGAGCCAGCTGCACGCCGACGCGGTGTTCTTCTTCATCGGCGCCACGGTGGGCCTGCTCTTCGCCGTCCACGCCTGGCGCCAGGGCGCCTCCGCACGCCGCGCGCTGTGGGCGCTGTTCGCCGTGCAGATCGGGCAGGGCGCCATCGGCTTCGTGCAGTACTTCACCGACCTGCCGATCGTCCTGGTCGGCTTCCACATGCTCGGCGCCTCCCTCACCTCCGCCGCGATCGCGTGGGTGCTGGTCGCCGTACGCCACCCGCGCGAGCTCGAGGCCGCCGAGGCTCCGGTGCCGCCCACCCGCTTGTAA
- a CDS encoding heme o synthase, with amino-acid sequence MTYVGQPAPAAPPQSTGGESGRATFKDVVAAYVGLTKPRVIELLLLTTVPVMFFAQRGVPPLGLVAATVVGGAFSAGSASVFNCVYDRDIDEQMRRTRRRALPRHIVSARSALVFGVVLAVLSTVVLALWVNWLSAGLSLGANAFYVFVYTMLLKRRTTQNIVWGGLAGCFPALIGWTAVTGELSWVPVVLFMVVFFWTPPHTWALALRYREDYANVDVPMLPVVAPAHVVGRQIVLYSWVMVATSLLLWPVADTSLVYPVVAAVLGAVFLVQAHRMWARTRTTDDLAVIQPMQLFHSSNLYLTLLFVAVALDPILGL; translated from the coding sequence GTGACGTACGTCGGCCAGCCGGCCCCCGCTGCACCGCCGCAGTCGACCGGCGGCGAGTCCGGTCGGGCCACCTTCAAGGACGTCGTCGCGGCGTACGTCGGCCTCACCAAGCCCCGCGTCATCGAGCTGCTGCTCCTGACCACGGTGCCGGTGATGTTCTTCGCCCAGCGCGGTGTCCCGCCGCTCGGACTGGTCGCCGCGACGGTCGTCGGTGGCGCGTTCTCGGCCGGGTCCGCCTCGGTCTTCAACTGTGTCTACGACCGCGACATCGACGAGCAGATGCGCCGCACCCGCCGGCGCGCGCTGCCTCGCCACATCGTCTCGGCGCGCTCCGCGCTGGTCTTCGGGGTCGTGCTGGCGGTGCTGTCGACGGTGGTGCTGGCCCTCTGGGTGAACTGGCTCTCCGCCGGTCTCTCGCTCGGCGCCAATGCCTTCTACGTCTTCGTCTACACGATGCTGCTCAAGCGGCGCACCACCCAGAACATCGTCTGGGGCGGTCTCGCCGGCTGCTTCCCGGCGCTGATCGGTTGGACCGCCGTGACCGGCGAGCTGTCCTGGGTCCCGGTCGTGCTGTTCATGGTGGTGTTCTTCTGGACGCCGCCGCACACCTGGGCGCTGGCGCTGCGCTACCGCGAGGACTACGCCAACGTCGACGTCCCGATGCTGCCCGTGGTGGCACCGGCCCACGTCGTGGGCCGCCAGATCGTGCTCTACAGCTGGGTGATGGTCGCGACCTCGCTGCTGCTGTGGCCGGTCGCCGACACCAGCCTGGTCTACCCGGTCGTCGCAGCGGTGCTGGGTGCGGTCTTCCTGGTGCAGGCGCACCGGATGTGGGCGCGGACCAGGACCACCGACGACCTCGCGGTGATCCAGCCGATGCAGCTGTTCCACTCCTCGAACCTCTACCTCACCCTGCTCTTCGTGGCGGTCGCACTCGACCCGATCCTGGGTCTCTGA
- a CDS encoding AMIN-like domain-containing (lipo)protein has protein sequence MHRHSGAYDLVLQDVSVVQREAHDRVVLRFAGTGRPGWAARFVAEAVLEGSGRIVDLDGDTILRLDITGTPTRASVDDAPVRTRLGGDVVDLRASGAWEGMTHVFIGLRGGRGAYRIDVRATPARLVVDLG, from the coding sequence GTGCACAGGCACTCGGGCGCCTACGACCTGGTGCTCCAGGATGTCTCGGTGGTGCAGCGCGAGGCCCACGACCGGGTCGTGCTGAGGTTCGCCGGCACCGGCAGGCCCGGTTGGGCCGCGCGGTTCGTCGCGGAGGCGGTGCTGGAGGGAAGCGGCAGGATCGTCGACCTCGACGGTGACACGATCCTCCGGCTCGACATCACCGGGACCCCGACCCGTGCGTCGGTCGACGATGCTCCCGTTCGCACCCGGCTCGGTGGTGACGTCGTCGACCTGCGGGCGAGCGGTGCGTGGGAGGGCATGACGCACGTCTTCATCGGGCTCCGCGGCGGTCGCGGCGCGTACCGGATCGACGTTCGCGCCACGCCTGCACGTCTGGTCGTCGATCTCGGGTGA
- a CDS encoding ABC transporter permease, with amino-acid sequence MTTPQTGPQHGPRAGAAGTFSPRPGAAPFGRMVLAQASMEARLMLRNGEQLLLAVVVPVVVLVAAVAGSDRLSLDLDHPAVDVFTPGVLALAVMSTSFTALAIATGFERRYGVIKRLGSSPLPRSGLLAGKVLALLLVQLLQLVVLSAVALGLGWSPEPGVAGVMGVLLIIAAGTAAFASLGLLVAGALRAEATLAAANLIYLLLMACGAVVLPATAYGGFEGLVQWLPSGALGEGMRDALIDGTIAWPAIAVLLIWTVLGAALSARTFKWE; translated from the coding sequence GTGACCACCCCTCAGACCGGCCCTCAGCACGGCCCTCGGGCCGGTGCCGCCGGCACCTTCAGCCCACGGCCCGGCGCCGCGCCGTTCGGGCGGATGGTGCTCGCCCAGGCCTCGATGGAGGCGCGGCTGATGCTGCGCAACGGCGAGCAGCTGCTGCTCGCCGTCGTGGTCCCCGTCGTGGTGCTGGTGGCGGCGGTCGCCGGATCGGACCGGCTCAGCCTGGACCTCGACCACCCGGCCGTCGACGTCTTCACCCCCGGGGTGCTGGCGCTCGCGGTGATGTCCACCTCGTTCACCGCGCTCGCGATCGCGACCGGCTTCGAGCGCCGCTACGGCGTCATCAAGCGGCTCGGCAGCTCGCCGCTGCCGCGCTCCGGCCTGCTCGCGGGCAAGGTGCTGGCGCTGCTGCTCGTGCAGCTGCTCCAGCTCGTCGTCCTCTCGGCGGTGGCACTCGGGCTCGGCTGGTCGCCGGAGCCGGGCGTGGCCGGGGTGATGGGGGTCCTGCTGATCATCGCCGCCGGTACCGCCGCCTTCGCCTCCCTCGGCCTGCTGGTCGCCGGGGCGCTGCGAGCGGAGGCGACCCTGGCCGCGGCGAACCTGATCTACCTGCTGCTGATGGCCTGCGGCGCCGTTGTGCTGCCTGCCACGGCGTACGGGGGCTTCGAGGGGCTCGTGCAGTGGCTACCATCGGGTGCGCTCGGAGAGGGCATGCGCGATGCCCTGATCGACGGCACGATCGCGTGGCCCGCGATCGCCGTCCTCCTGATCTGGACAGTTCTCGGCGCCGCGCTCAGCGCGCGCACCTTCAAGTGGGAGTGA
- the tkt gene encoding transketolase, whose protein sequence is MSTAAALDWNDIDDKAVNTARTLAMDAVQRVGNGHPGTAMSLAPAAYLLFQKVMRHNPADPNWAGRDRFVLSAGHSSITLYNQLFLGGWGLEIEDIKSLRTWGSKTPGHPEFGHTAGVETTTGPLGQGIGNAIGMAMAARRERGLLDPDAAPGESPFDHQIYAICSDGDVQEGVSAEASSLAGTQQLGNLTVIYDANRISIEGDTDVAFTEDVAKRYEAYGWHVQTVDWTQDGTTYVEDVPQLWDAVQAAHAVTDRPSFIVLRTVIAWPAPNAQGTGASHGSALGADEVAATKKILGFDPEQDFEVPTDVIEHTRSLVARGKQAQADWQAGFAAWRERASKEALAAWERMQTRALPEGLAAALPTFDADPKGMATRKASGAVINAVAPLMPELWGGSADLAESNNTTIKGVPSFIPADRTTDQWQGDPAAGRVLHFGIREHGMGAIMNGIALHGGTRVFGGTFLTFSDYMRGSVRLAALMGLPVTYVWTHDSIGLGEDGPTHQPIEHLAALRAIPGLDVVRPADANETAAAWAAILSHTDRPAGLALTRQNVPVFPRGTDGFSDTSNVHRGGYVLLDADGGLPDVVLIGTGSEVQVAVAARELLAADGIRARVVSMPCREWFDAQEEAYRETVIPPTVKARVSVEAGVAMGWREIVGDHGRIVSIDTFGASADYQRMYAEYGITGEAVADAARDSVRVSSV, encoded by the coding sequence GTGAGCACTGCTGCTGCCCTGGACTGGAACGACATCGACGACAAGGCCGTGAACACGGCCCGCACCCTCGCGATGGACGCGGTGCAGCGGGTCGGCAACGGTCACCCGGGCACCGCGATGAGCCTGGCTCCCGCGGCGTACCTGCTGTTCCAGAAGGTCATGCGCCACAACCCGGCGGACCCGAACTGGGCCGGCCGCGACCGCTTCGTCCTCTCCGCCGGCCACTCCTCGATCACGCTCTACAACCAGCTCTTCCTCGGCGGCTGGGGCCTGGAGATCGAGGACATCAAGTCGCTGCGCACCTGGGGCAGCAAGACCCCCGGCCACCCCGAGTTCGGCCACACCGCCGGCGTCGAGACCACCACCGGGCCGCTCGGCCAGGGCATCGGCAACGCCATCGGCATGGCCATGGCCGCCCGCCGCGAGCGCGGCCTGCTCGACCCCGACGCCGCACCCGGCGAGTCGCCGTTCGACCACCAGATCTACGCGATCTGCAGCGACGGCGACGTGCAGGAGGGCGTGAGCGCCGAGGCGTCCTCGCTCGCCGGCACCCAGCAGCTCGGCAACCTCACCGTGATCTACGACGCCAACCGGATCTCGATCGAGGGCGACACCGACGTCGCGTTCACCGAGGACGTCGCGAAGCGCTACGAGGCCTACGGCTGGCACGTGCAGACCGTCGACTGGACCCAGGACGGCACGACGTACGTCGAGGACGTCCCGCAGCTGTGGGACGCCGTGCAGGCCGCCCACGCCGTGACCGACCGACCCAGCTTCATCGTGCTGCGCACGGTGATCGCCTGGCCCGCGCCGAACGCCCAGGGCACCGGCGCCTCGCACGGCTCCGCCCTCGGCGCCGACGAGGTCGCGGCCACCAAGAAGATCCTCGGCTTCGACCCCGAGCAGGACTTCGAGGTCCCCACCGACGTCATCGAGCACACCCGCAGCCTGGTCGCCCGCGGCAAGCAGGCCCAGGCCGACTGGCAGGCCGGCTTCGCCGCCTGGCGCGAGCGCGCCTCGAAGGAGGCGCTGGCCGCCTGGGAGCGCATGCAGACCCGTGCGCTGCCCGAGGGCCTCGCCGCCGCGCTGCCGACCTTCGACGCCGACCCCAAGGGGATGGCCACGCGCAAGGCCTCCGGCGCGGTGATCAACGCCGTCGCCCCGCTGATGCCCGAGCTCTGGGGCGGCTCGGCCGACCTGGCCGAGTCCAACAACACCACGATCAAGGGCGTCCCCTCGTTCATCCCGGCGGACCGCACCACCGACCAGTGGCAGGGCGACCCCGCCGCCGGCCGGGTGCTGCACTTCGGCATCCGCGAGCACGGCATGGGCGCGATCATGAACGGCATCGCCCTGCACGGCGGCACCCGCGTGTTCGGCGGCACCTTCCTCACGTTCTCCGACTACATGCGTGGCTCGGTGCGTCTGGCGGCGCTGATGGGCCTGCCGGTCACCTACGTGTGGACCCACGACTCCATCGGCCTCGGCGAGGACGGCCCGACCCACCAGCCGATCGAGCACCTCGCCGCGCTGCGCGCGATCCCGGGCCTCGACGTCGTCCGCCCGGCCGACGCCAACGAGACCGCCGCCGCCTGGGCAGCGATCCTCTCCCACACCGACCGCCCCGCCGGCCTGGCGCTGACCCGCCAGAACGTCCCGGTCTTCCCTCGCGGCACCGACGGCTTCAGCGACACCTCCAACGTCCACCGCGGCGGCTACGTGCTGCTCGACGCCGACGGCGGGCTGCCCGACGTCGTGCTGATCGGCACCGGCTCGGAGGTCCAGGTCGCGGTCGCGGCCCGCGAGCTCCTCGCCGCCGACGGCATCCGCGCCCGCGTGGTCTCGATGCCGTGCCGCGAGTGGTTCGACGCCCAGGAGGAGGCCTACCGCGAGACCGTGATCCCGCCCACCGTCAAGGCGCGCGTCTCGGTGGAGGCCGGCGTGGCCATGGGCTGGCGCGAGATCGTCGGCGACCACGGCCGCATCGTGTCGATCGACACCTTCGGCGCCTCGGCCGACTACCAGCGCATGTACGCCGAGTACGGCATCACCGGCGAGGCCGTGGCCGACGCCGCGCGCGACAGCGTCCGGGTCTCGTCGGTCTGA
- the tal gene encoding transaldolase — MSDRLQALADAGVSIWLDDLSRERIETGNLAELTKERSVVGVTTNPTIFAGAIANGERYDEQVRRLVAEGRSVDEVIFELTTEDVRNACDVLAPLAGTSAGDGRVSIEVEPDLAQDTEGTIASARALFKAVDRSNVLIKIPATQAGLSAITTVIGEGISVNVTLIFSEERYRAVMDAYLAGLERAKEAGLDLSSIQSVASFFVSRVDTEVDARLEKIGTPEALELRGKAAIANAQIAYGAYAEVVGSERWRALAEAGANVQRPLWASTGVKNPDYPDTLYVTDLVVGGTVNTMPEKTLEAFADHGEVRGDVVTGREDEGRAVLARLEEVGVDFADVLVALETEGVEKFVKSWDELVATVRGQMEQANA; from the coding sequence ATGAGTGACCGTCTGCAGGCACTGGCCGACGCCGGCGTCTCGATCTGGCTCGACGACCTCTCCCGGGAGCGGATCGAGACCGGCAACCTGGCCGAGCTGACCAAGGAGCGCTCGGTCGTGGGGGTGACCACGAACCCGACGATCTTCGCCGGCGCGATCGCCAACGGCGAGCGCTACGACGAGCAGGTGCGGCGCCTGGTCGCCGAGGGCCGCAGCGTCGACGAGGTGATCTTCGAGCTCACCACCGAGGACGTCCGCAACGCCTGCGACGTGCTCGCCCCGCTCGCCGGCACCTCCGCCGGCGACGGGCGGGTCTCGATCGAGGTCGAGCCCGACCTCGCCCAGGACACCGAGGGCACCATCGCCTCGGCACGTGCCCTCTTCAAGGCCGTCGACCGCTCGAACGTCCTCATCAAGATCCCGGCCACGCAGGCCGGGCTCAGCGCGATCACCACGGTGATCGGCGAGGGGATCAGCGTGAACGTGACGCTGATCTTCTCCGAGGAGCGCTACCGCGCCGTCATGGACGCCTACCTCGCCGGCTTGGAGCGGGCGAAGGAGGCGGGCCTCGACCTGTCGAGCATCCAGTCCGTCGCGTCGTTCTTCGTCTCCCGCGTCGACACCGAGGTCGACGCCCGGCTGGAGAAGATCGGCACCCCGGAGGCGCTCGAGCTGCGTGGCAAGGCGGCGATCGCCAACGCCCAGATCGCGTACGGCGCGTACGCCGAGGTCGTCGGCTCCGAGCGCTGGCGCGCGCTGGCCGAGGCCGGCGCCAACGTCCAGCGCCCGCTGTGGGCCTCGACCGGGGTCAAGAACCCCGACTACCCCGACACCCTCTACGTCACCGACCTGGTCGTCGGCGGCACGGTCAACACGATGCCGGAGAAGACCCTCGAGGCCTTCGCCGACCACGGCGAGGTCCGCGGCGACGTGGTCACCGGCCGTGAGGACGAGGGCCGCGCGGTCCTCGCCCGCCTTGAGGAGGTCGGTGTCGACTTCGCCGACGTGCTCGTGGCCCTGGAGACCGAGGGCGTCGAGAAGTTCGTGAAGTCCTGGGATGAGCTCGTCGCGACCGTCCGCGGCCAGATGGAGCAGGCGAACGCGTGA
- a CDS encoding ABC transporter ATP-binding protein, which translates to MPDAPAVAVDGLVMRYGDKVAVDDLSLTVERHTITAVLGPNGAGKTTTLETCEGYRRPQAGTVRVLGLDPVRQRRELLPRIGVMLQGGGAWSGVRASEMLRHVAKLHAHPLDLDVLSERLGLEECGRTPYRRLSGGQQQRLGLAMALVGRPEVVFVDEPTAGVDPQMRRTIWELLGELRRDGVTVVLTTHYMEEAERLADQVHIVDHGRLVASGTPLELTRGGSVATIRLVVTRPFPPGAPESLRRVLGDATSVTQVDDLSMVVSGPADGTTLAKISAWCAEHDVLPESLNLGARNLEDVFLQLTGRELAS; encoded by the coding sequence GTGCCCGACGCCCCTGCAGTGGCTGTCGACGGGCTGGTGATGAGGTACGGCGACAAGGTCGCAGTCGACGACCTTTCCCTGACCGTCGAGCGCCACACCATCACCGCTGTCCTCGGCCCCAACGGCGCCGGGAAGACGACCACCCTCGAGACCTGCGAGGGCTACCGACGACCCCAGGCCGGCACGGTGCGCGTGCTCGGGCTGGACCCGGTCCGCCAGCGCCGCGAGCTGCTCCCCCGCATCGGGGTGATGCTGCAGGGCGGTGGTGCCTGGAGCGGGGTGCGCGCGAGCGAGATGCTGCGCCACGTCGCGAAGCTGCACGCCCACCCCCTCGACCTCGACGTGCTCTCCGAGCGCCTCGGCTTGGAGGAGTGCGGACGCACGCCGTACCGGCGGCTCTCCGGCGGCCAGCAGCAGCGCCTCGGTCTGGCGATGGCGCTGGTCGGGCGGCCCGAGGTGGTCTTCGTCGACGAGCCGACCGCGGGCGTCGACCCGCAGATGCGCCGCACGATCTGGGAGCTGCTCGGCGAGCTGCGCCGCGACGGCGTCACGGTCGTGCTCACCACCCACTACATGGAGGAGGCCGAGCGCCTCGCCGACCAGGTCCACATCGTCGATCACGGCCGGCTCGTGGCCTCGGGCACTCCGCTTGAGCTGACCCGCGGCGGATCGGTGGCCACCATCCGGCTCGTCGTCACCCGGCCGTTCCCGCCCGGTGCTCCAGAGTCGCTGCGCCGGGTCCTCGGCGACGCGACGTCGGTCACCCAGGTCGACGACCTCAGCATGGTGGTGAGCGGCCCCGCCGACGGCACCACCCTGGCGAAGATCTCCGCGTGGTGCGCCGAGCACGACGTGCTGCCCGAGTCGCTCAACCTCGGCGCCCGCAACCTCGAGGACGTCTTCCTCCAGCTCACCGGACGGGAGCTCGCCTCGTGA
- the sufB gene encoding Fe-S cluster assembly protein SufB, with product MTSIEELNPELKGIGRYDFGWADPDVAGAEAQRGLNEHVVRDISAKKDEPQWMLDLRLKGLKLFGRKPMPTWGSDLGGIDFDNIKYFVRSSEKQATSWEELPEDIKNTYDKLGIPEAEKQRLVAGVAAQYESEVVYHSIREDLEEQGVLFLDTDTALKEQPELFQEYFGTVIPVGDNKFAALNTSVWSGGSFIYVPKGVHVDIPLQAYFRINTENMGQFERTLIIVDEGAYVHYVEGCTAPIYSSDSLHSAVVEIIVKKGGRCRYTTIQNWSNNVYNLVTKRAVCEAGATMEWVDGNIGSKVTMKYPAVYLMGEHAKGETLSIAFAGEGQHQDAGAKMVHAAPHTSSSILSKSVARGGGRTSYRGLIQVNEGAYGSKSNVLCDALLVDQISRSDTYPYVDIREDDVSMGHEASVSKVSDDQLFYLMSRGMEQDEAMAMIVRGFVEPIAKELPMEYALELNRLIELQMEGAVG from the coding sequence ATGACCTCCATCGAGGAGCTGAACCCCGAGCTCAAGGGCATCGGTCGGTACGACTTCGGCTGGGCCGACCCTGACGTCGCCGGCGCCGAGGCGCAGCGCGGCCTCAACGAGCACGTCGTTCGCGACATCTCCGCCAAGAAGGACGAGCCCCAGTGGATGCTCGACCTGCGGCTCAAGGGTCTGAAGCTCTTCGGGCGCAAGCCCATGCCGACCTGGGGCTCCGACCTCGGCGGCATCGACTTCGACAACATCAAGTACTTCGTGCGGTCCTCGGAGAAGCAGGCGACCTCCTGGGAGGAGCTGCCCGAGGACATCAAGAACACCTACGACAAGCTCGGCATCCCCGAGGCGGAGAAGCAGCGCCTCGTCGCCGGTGTCGCGGCGCAGTACGAGTCCGAGGTCGTCTACCACTCGATCCGCGAGGACCTCGAGGAGCAGGGCGTCCTGTTCCTGGACACCGACACCGCACTGAAGGAGCAGCCGGAGCTCTTCCAGGAGTACTTCGGCACCGTCATCCCCGTCGGTGACAACAAGTTCGCCGCGCTCAACACCTCGGTGTGGTCCGGCGGCTCGTTCATCTACGTGCCCAAGGGCGTCCACGTGGACATCCCGCTGCAGGCCTACTTCCGGATCAACACCGAGAACATGGGCCAGTTCGAGCGCACGCTGATCATCGTCGACGAGGGCGCCTACGTGCACTACGTCGAGGGCTGCACCGCGCCGATCTACTCCTCGGACTCGCTGCACTCCGCGGTCGTGGAGATCATCGTCAAGAAGGGCGGCCGCTGCCGCTACACGACCATCCAGAACTGGTCGAACAACGTCTACAACCTCGTCACCAAGCGCGCGGTCTGCGAGGCCGGCGCCACGATGGAGTGGGTCGACGGCAACATCGGCTCCAAGGTGACCATGAAGTACCCGGCCGTCTACCTGATGGGCGAGCACGCCAAGGGCGAGACGCTCTCGATCGCGTTCGCCGGCGAGGGCCAGCACCAAGACGCCGGCGCCAAGATGGTCCACGCGGCGCCGCACACCTCCAGCTCGATCCTGAGCAAGTCGGTGGCGCGCGGTGGCGGGCGGACGTCGTACCGCGGCCTGATTCAGGTCAACGAGGGCGCCTACGGCTCGAAGTCCAACGTGCTGTGCGACGCGCTGCTGGTCGACCAGATCAGCCGCTCCGACACCTACCCCTACGTCGACATCCGCGAGGACGACGTGTCGATGGGCCACGAGGCCAGCGTCTCGAAGGTCTCCGACGACCAGCTCTTCTACCTGATGAGCCGGGGCATGGAGCAGGACGAGGCGATGGCGATGATCGTGCGCGGCTTCGTCGAGCCCATCGCCAAGGAGCTTCCGATGGAGTACGCCCTCGAGCTCAACCGTCTCATCGAGCTGCAGATGGAGGGCGCGGTCGGCTGA